In Methanonatronarchaeum sp. AMET-Sl, one genomic interval encodes:
- the cheB gene encoding chemotaxis-specific protein-glutamate methyltransferase CheB has protein sequence MVKALVVDDSRFMREVLKNILEKGGIEVVGAAENGVEAVEKAGALNPDVITMDLEMPEMGGLEAIENIMDETPTPILVISSHSTKKAEMTMEALDRGAVDFFVKPGGDKSIEISRMSSELVQKVRAVAGTEPVIDISSERQTDFKGIKDIEGQPTLIIGASTGGPKCVEKVLSDLPLESGFKIIVVQHMSSPFTKQFAKRLDRSSEYKIRESGERDKIRVGEGLVARGGHHLKVISYQKDRVGVRLTNSPPVNSIRPAIDVTMMSAARKVDGVLVGTLLTGMGRDGVDGARAIKEVGGSVIVQDEATSQVFGIPKRAIEAGVVDRVLPINEIPKNILDVVRS, from the coding sequence ATGGTTAAGGCTTTAGTGGTAGATGACTCCCGTTTCATGCGGGAAGTTCTAAAGAACATACTTGAAAAAGGCGGTATAGAGGTAGTTGGAGCCGCTGAAAACGGAGTCGAAGCAGTAGAGAAAGCTGGTGCATTAAATCCAGATGTAATTACTATGGACCTTGAGATGCCTGAGATGGGGGGTCTTGAGGCTATTGAAAATATTATGGATGAAACTCCTACACCAATCCTTGTTATCAGTAGTCATTCTACCAAAAAAGCTGAAATGACGATGGAGGCATTGGATCGGGGCGCAGTAGATTTCTTCGTTAAACCTGGAGGAGATAAATCTATAGAGATATCTAGGATGTCTAGCGAGCTTGTTCAGAAGGTTAGGGCTGTAGCTGGTACAGAACCGGTTATCGATATAAGTTCAGAAAGACAAACCGATTTTAAGGGTATTAAAGATATAGAGGGTCAGCCGACACTTATTATTGGTGCATCTACAGGTGGGCCTAAATGTGTTGAAAAAGTTCTTTCAGACCTTCCATTGGAATCAGGTTTTAAGATTATTGTTGTACAGCATATGTCCAGTCCATTTACAAAACAGTTTGCTAAAAGACTGGATCGTTCCTCTGAATATAAGATACGTGAATCTGGAGAGCGGGATAAAATACGGGTTGGTGAGGGTTTGGTTGCTCGTGGTGGACACCATCTCAAGGTAATTAGTTATCAAAAAGATAGGGTTGGGGTTCGTTTGACAAATAGTCCTCCAGTAAATAGTATTAGGCCTGCTATAGATGTTACAATGATGTCGGCGGCTCGTAAGGTAGATGGTGTTTTAGTTGGCACCTTGCTTACAGGTATGGGTCGTGACGGTGTGGATGGTGCTAGAGCGATCAAGGAGGTGGGTGGCTCTGTGATAGTTCAGGATGAAGCAACTAGCCAGGTTTTTGGAATTCCTAAACGAGCGATTGAAGCTGGAGTTGTTGACAGGGTTTTACCTATAAATGAGATACCTAAAAATATCCTTGATGTGGTTAGAAGTTGA
- the cheY gene encoding chemotaxis protein CheY yields the protein MSQKIMVVDDSDFMRNLLKQILEEKHSVVGEAENGADAVQKYFDLDPDITMMDIVMPVKTGIEATAEIKKRDSSAKIIMCTSVGQEKKMEKAIQAGADGYITKPFQKPSVMEAINDVVSN from the coding sequence ATGTCTCAAAAAATAATGGTCGTTGATGATTCTGATTTCATGCGAAATCTTCTTAAACAAATATTGGAGGAGAAACACAGTGTTGTTGGAGAAGCTGAAAACGGTGCCGATGCAGTTCAAAAATATTTTGACCTCGATCCAGATATCACAATGATGGATATAGTTATGCCGGTTAAAACCGGTATCGAAGCAACAGCTGAAATCAAGAAACGTGATTCCAGTGCTAAAATAATTATGTGTACATCTGTTGGTCAAGAGAAAAAGATGGAGAAAGCGATACAAGCGGGAGCCGATGGATATATAACAAAACCTTTCCAGAAACCAAGTGTGATGGAAGCTATAAACGACGTTGTCTCCAACTAA
- a CDS encoding DUF401 family protein, protein MLGLTGVIIGLLSIILLVRIRVDYGVAMIVGSLIVALTSQFTPNQLIESTVNTLIDPSTIDLIVLVIFINMIGVGMKETGQIDKVLDGFRSLMSRRGTIGAIPAIFGLLPMPGGALMSAPVMEPEADRLNSTNEEKTVINFWFRHFFFFIFPFSPDLVLAARLGEVSLYQLILIQIPVALLALIVGYLFYIRPLEKGEIEGDKGYLNGTWTVIYGLAPILIAITLYGITDISLRFFVPLAFLLLVLQNIERLKTKKTIMIMKQGFPPNLVLAVFGIMFFREVLTESGSLEIVVELSRTIGIPIELIVLLIPFIMGVVTGIGMAAIGISFPLILPFIPEVQPIHISMLFVSCFLGYLASPVHLCLVVTREYFDSDLFKNLIEIAKPISILLLYNLIIVILFI, encoded by the coding sequence ATGCTTGGTTTAACTGGAGTTATCATTGGATTATTATCTATAATACTGTTGGTTCGAATACGAGTAGATTATGGAGTGGCTATGATAGTTGGCTCCCTAATAGTAGCATTAACAAGCCAGTTCACACCCAATCAACTCATTGAATCAACTGTAAACACCTTGATAGATCCAAGCACAATCGACCTAATCGTATTAGTTATTTTCATCAACATGATCGGGGTGGGTATGAAAGAAACAGGACAAATAGATAAGGTTTTAGATGGTTTCAGGTCATTAATGTCACGTAGAGGAACTATAGGAGCAATACCAGCCATATTCGGTTTATTACCAATGCCTGGTGGAGCCTTAATGTCAGCACCGGTGATGGAGCCAGAAGCAGATAGACTAAACTCCACAAATGAAGAAAAAACCGTAATAAACTTCTGGTTCAGACATTTCTTCTTCTTCATCTTTCCATTCTCACCAGACCTAGTACTAGCAGCAAGGCTAGGAGAAGTTAGCCTATACCAATTAATACTAATACAAATACCAGTCGCTCTACTTGCTCTAATAGTTGGATACCTATTTTATATAAGGCCCTTAGAGAAAGGAGAGATAGAGGGTGATAAAGGCTATCTAAACGGGACATGGACGGTTATATATGGCTTAGCACCAATCCTGATTGCAATAACCCTTTATGGAATAACAGATATAAGCCTAAGGTTTTTTGTACCACTAGCATTCCTCTTATTGGTGCTTCAGAATATAGAGCGCCTCAAGACCAAAAAAACAATAATGATAATGAAACAAGGTTTCCCACCAAACCTAGTGTTAGCCGTATTTGGGATAATGTTTTTCAGAGAAGTATTAACAGAGAGCGGATCTCTAGAAATCGTTGTAGAGCTCTCAAGAACTATCGGAATACCAATCGAATTAATAGTTCTATTAATACCATTTATAATGGGTGTTGTCACAGGGATAGGGATGGCAGCAATAGGAATCTCATTTCCATTGATACTGCCCTTCATACCAGAAGTACAGCCCATACACATAAGCATGTTATTCGTATCCTGTTTCCTAGGATACCTAGCATCACCGGTACACCTATGCCTAGTAGTAACAAGAGAATACTTCGATTCAGACTTATTTAAAAACCTAATAGAGATAGCAAAACCAATCTCAATCCTCCTGCTATACAACCTAATAATCGTAATACTATTTATCTAA